The Candidatus Binatia bacterium sequence AACTGCGTGTCCGGGTAGCCCGGCCCCGCCCTGCAGCCCGAGCCGGCCTCGTGCGGAGCTCCCGCAGGGCTAGTCGGCAGGAGCCCCCGCCGCCTCGCGATCCGCCAGCCAGAGCAACGTTCCCTTCCTTGGATGAAGCCGCTCCGCCGGCAATAGCGGCGGCGTGTGCGGTCCGCGCCTAACGCGGCGCAGCGCCGGAGCTTTCTCGCGCCCCGCGACAAGCACGATCACGTGCGCGGCGTTATTCAGCACCGGCAGGGTCAGGGTGATCCGCCAGGTCTGGGTCGTGTCCACCCAGTTGCCCATCACCAGCCGCTTCTCCTCGTCCAGGGCCTCGGTGCCCGGGAAGATGGAGGCCACGTGCCCGTCCGTGCCCATTCCCAGGAGGATCAGGTCGAAGCGCGGCACGTCGTCGGGCCCCAGGTGGAGGGCCTCGATCAGGCGCGCCTCGTACCGGCTCGCCGCCTCGCGCGCGTCGGGGATCGCCGAGGGAACGGGGTAGACGTTCTCGGGCGGAATCGGCACGCGCTCGATCATGGCGTCGTTCGCCATGCGGTAGTTGTTCTGCGG is a genomic window containing:
- the pgl gene encoding 6-phosphogluconolactonase, with protein sequence MSELRVVSDPPALAWTSSQEFLRLAAEAIRARGRFNVALSGGSTPRATYERIAEIWKEAPGGPLDWTRVHLFWGDERHVPPDDPQNNYRMANDAMIERVPIPPENVYPVPSAIPDAREAASRYEARLIEALHLGPDDVPRFDLILLGMGTDGHVASIFPGTEALDEEKRLVMGNWVDTTQTWRITLTLPVLNNAAHVIVLVAGREKAPALRRVRRGPHTPPLLPAERLHPRKGTLLWLADREAAGAPAD